The genomic segment ATGATGATCGACGTGATGCCCTGCTCCTTGAGGTGCAGGATGAGGTCGAGCAGGTGGTCGGAGTCCTCGTCGTTGAGCGCCGCGGTCGGCTCGTCGAGGATGAGGAGCTTCACCCGCTTGGAGAGAGCCTTCGCGATCTCCACCAGCTGCTGCTTGCCGACGCCGATGTCCATGATCTTCGCGGTCGGGTTCTCGCGCAGGCCCACGCGGGCGAGCAGCTTCGCCGCTTCGTGATTGGTCTTGTTCCAATCGATCAGCCCGAGCGCGCCCTTCTGCTCGTTGTTGAGGAAGATGTTCTCGGCGATCGAGAGGAACGGGCTGAGCGCCAGCTCCTGGTGGATGATGACGATGCCCTTGGCCTCCGAGTCGCGGATGTCGCGGAACTCGACGGTTTCGCCCTCGAACACGATGTCGCCGTCATAGGTACCGTGCGGGTAGACCCCCGACAGCACCTTCATGAGGGTCGATTTGCCGGCGCCGTTCTCACCGCAGATCGCGTGCACTTCACCGCGCTTGACGTCGACGGTCACGTTCTGAAGGGCTTTGACGCCCGGAAATGTCTTCGTGATGCTTCGCATCTCGAGGATGTTCGTTCTCGCCTGGATGTCATCCGTCATGCGCGATTGCCTGCTTCCTTGCCAGTGGCCTGTACCTTACTCGCCGGGTGCTGACCCGGCACATCCGCCCCGCCCACGCGTGCAGGCGGGGCGGGGCGGATGCCGTGGAGAAGGGCTGACTAGCCCTTGATCTCGTCTTCGGTCCAGTAACCGGACTTGACCAGGACGTCGTTGATGTTGTCCTTGACGACGATCTGCGACTCGAGCAGGTAGGAAGGAACGACCTTCACACCGTTGTCGTAGTCGGTGGTGTTGTTCGTCTCGGGCTCGTTGCCCTCCAGCAGAGCGGTCGCCATGTCGACGGCCACCTTCGCCAGGTTGCGGGTGTCCTTGAAGATCGTGGCGAACTGCTCACCGGACTCGATGGCCTTGACCGAGTCGAGCTCCGCGTCCTGACCCGAGATGGTGGGCCATTCAGCGCCGACCGAGTAACCGGCGTCGGTGAGAGCGGAGATGATGCCACGCGAGATGCCGTCATAGGGCGAGAGCACCGCGTTGACCTTCGAGCCGTCGGAGTAGGTCGACGTCAGCAGGTTCTCCATGCGCTTCTGGGCGGTCTCGCCATCCCAGCGGAGCGTTGCAGCCTGCTCGAAGTCGGTCTGGCCGCTCTTCACGACGAGGGTTCCCTTGTCGATGAAGGGCTGGAGCGTGTCGATCGCACCATCCCAGAAGAAGGTCGCGTTGTTGTCGTCGGGCGAACCGGCGAACAGCTCGATGTTGAACGGGCCGGCGGGAGCACCGTCAGTCGGGGCGCCCTCGAGGTCGACCAGGCCCAGGCCGTTGAGCACCGAGTTGGCCTGCTGAACGCCGACCTTGTAGTTGTCGAACGACGCGTAGTAGTCGACGTTCTCGGTGTCGCGGATGAGGCGGTCGTAGGCGATGACGGGGATGTCGTTGTCGGCGGCCTCCTGCAGCACGCTGGTGAGCGTGGTGCCGTCGATCGACGCCACGATGAGTGCCTTGGCGCCCTTCGTGATCATGTTCTCGATCTGCGAGACCTGCGTGGGGATGTCGTCTTCCGCGTACTGCAGGTCGACGGTGTATCCGGCGTCTTCCAGCTGCGACTTGACAGCGTCGCCGTCCTGGATCCAGCGCTCGGAGGACTTGGTCGGCATCGCGACGCCGATCAGGCCGCCGTCTCCGCCGCCGGCGCTGTCTTCGGTGCTCGTTCCTCCGCTGGCGCACGCTGCGAGGCTGACCATCAGTGCACCCGCGGCGACTCCCGCGAGCAGTGTCTTGATCTTCACTGTGTTTCCTTTCGTATTTCTGTGAGGGACTTCTTCGTCTTGGGTCAAGGTGAGAGTTGTGAGGCGAGCCGGTAGCGCTCGTCGAGCGCGTCCTGCGCGATGGGGATCGGCTCGCCGAGCTGGCGGGCCAGGTGTACGGCCCGGGCGGCGTCTTCGACCAGCACGGCCGAGCGCACGGCGCTGCGCGCATCCGGACCGATGGTGAAAGGGCCGTGGTTCTGCATCAGCACGGCGGGCGAGCGATGACCGCTCAAGGTCTCCACGATGCCGCGGCCGATCGCGTCGTCGCCGATCACGGCGAAGGGACCGACCGGGATCTCGCCGCCGAACTCGGCCGCGATGGCGGTCGTGACGCAGGGGATCGGCTCACCGCGGGTGGCCCATGCGACGGCGTAGGGCGAGTGCGTGTGCACGACGCCGCCGACCTCGGGCATGTTCCGGTAGACGTAGGCGTGCGCGGCGGTGTCGCTCGACGGCGTACGCGAGGCGCCCGGGGTGCCCTGCACCACGGTGCCGTCGAGGTCGCAGAGGATCATGTTCTCGGGTGCGAGCTGCTCGTAGGAGACGCCGGAGGGCTTGATCACGAAGAGGTCGGCGCCGGCCACCCGGCCGGAGACGTTTCCGCCCGTCCACACCACGAGCCCGTAGTTCATGAGCTCGGCGTGCAAGTTCGCGATCTCGGCGCGGAGGCGGGCGATGCCCACCTCGAGCTCCGGCCCGAAGCCGCTCACCGCAATGCCCCTGGCATCGGCTGGCTGCTCGTCGTCACGCGACTGACTCCTTTGTCTCTCTGAGTGTGACCGTTCACATTCGGTCTGATGTGAACGGTCACATCGGATCATCATGTTAGTCCCACAAGGGATTACCGTGTCAACCCGGAAAGATATCGGTTCGGTAACCGAGCCTCCGGTCGAAAGCGGCGATCAGGCGGCGGGAGGCGCCGTCGATCGGCGGACGACCAGCGTCGGGATGACCGAACCGGGCGCCTCCGCCCCCTCCGGAGCGTCATCCTGGCCGATCAGCAGCGCCACGCACCGGCGCCCGAGTTCCGCGAAATCCTGGCGCACCGTCGTCAACGGCGGCCAGAAATGGGCGGCCTCCGGGATGTCGTCGAAACCCACGACGCTGACGTCGCGCGGCACGTCGAGCCCGACGTCGTGAATGGCGTGTATGAGCCCCAACGCCATCTGGTCGTTCGACGAGAAGATGGCGGTGAAATCGCGCACGCGGAGCAGTTCGAGGCCCGCGTGATAGCCGAACTCCGCGGTCCAGTCGCCGAGGATCGGTGCCGTCGTGGGCACGTCCTGGTCGCTCATCTCGCGCAGGAACCCCTCCATCCGGGCCTCCGCCTCGATCCAGTCTTGGGGGCCGGCGAGGTGGTAGATGCCGCGGTGGCCGAGTTCGATCAGGTGCCGGGTGATCATCCGGGCGCCCGTCATCTGGTCGACCGACAGGGCGTGGTCGTTCAGCCGCCCGGTCGTCTGCAGCGTCACGAACGGCAGGTCGAGCTGCATCTCGGCGAGGGTGTCGAACACGCGCACCTGCGGCGCGATCACCACGATCCCCTCCACCGCCTGGTCGAGCAGGTGGGTGATCGCCCGGGCGATCGACGGTGAATCGGCGCCTTCGGCGTTCGCGGTGACCACGAGGTAGCCCTGCAGAACGGCGGCCTCCTCGATGGCCTGGATGCTCGACGCCGGCCCGTATTCCGACCGCGAGGAGGTGAGCACCCCGATGGTTCGCGACCGGCTGGTGACGAGGGCTCTCGCCGCGCGGTTCGGGCGGTACTGCAGCTCACTCATCACCTCGAGCACGCGGCTCTTGGTTTCTTCGCGGATGCTCGGGTGATC from the Herbiconiux aconitum genome contains:
- a CDS encoding L-ribulose-5-phosphate 4-epimerase is translated as MSGFGPELEVGIARLRAEIANLHAELMNYGLVVWTGGNVSGRVAGADLFVIKPSGVSYEQLAPENMILCDLDGTVVQGTPGASRTPSSDTAAHAYVYRNMPEVGGVVHTHSPYAVAWATRGEPIPCVTTAIAAEFGGEIPVGPFAVIGDDAIGRGIVETLSGHRSPAVLMQNHGPFTIGPDARSAVRSAVLVEDAARAVHLARQLGEPIPIAQDALDERYRLASQLSP
- a CDS encoding LacI family DNA-binding transcriptional regulator, whose amino-acid sequence is MNVHTGIDASGYVTFEPPSEAKRPRAPSIRDVAKLAGVSHQTVSRVLNDHPSIREETKSRVLEVMSELQYRPNRAARALVTSRSRTIGVLTSSRSEYGPASSIQAIEEAAVLQGYLVVTANAEGADSPSIARAITHLLDQAVEGIVVIAPQVRVFDTLAEMQLDLPFVTLQTTGRLNDHALSVDQMTGARMITRHLIELGHRGIYHLAGPQDWIEAEARMEGFLREMSDQDVPTTAPILGDWTAEFGYHAGLELLRVRDFTAIFSSNDQMALGLIHAIHDVGLDVPRDVSVVGFDDIPEAAHFWPPLTTVRQDFAELGRRCVALLIGQDDAPEGAEAPGSVIPTLVVRRSTAPPAA
- the chvE gene encoding multiple monosaccharide ABC transporter substrate-binding protein is translated as MKIKTLLAGVAAGALMVSLAACASGGTSTEDSAGGGDGGLIGVAMPTKSSERWIQDGDAVKSQLEDAGYTVDLQYAEDDIPTQVSQIENMITKGAKALIVASIDGTTLTSVLQEAADNDIPVIAYDRLIRDTENVDYYASFDNYKVGVQQANSVLNGLGLVDLEGAPTDGAPAGPFNIELFAGSPDDNNATFFWDGAIDTLQPFIDKGTLVVKSGQTDFEQAATLRWDGETAQKRMENLLTSTYSDGSKVNAVLSPYDGISRGIISALTDAGYSVGAEWPTISGQDAELDSVKAIESGEQFATIFKDTRNLAKVAVDMATALLEGNEPETNNTTDYDNGVKVVPSYLLESQIVVKDNINDVLVKSGYWTEDEIKG